Proteins encoded within one genomic window of Streptomyces taklimakanensis:
- the ilvN gene encoding acetolactate synthase small subunit: MSKHTLSVLVENTPGILARIASLFSRRGFNIDSLAVGVTEHPDISRITIVVNVEDLPLEQVTKQLNKLVNVLKIVELEPSSAVQRELVLVKVRADNDSRSQIVEIVQLFRAKTVDVSPEAVTIEATGSSDKLEAMLRMLEPFGIKELVQSGTIAIGRGARSITDRSLRALDRTA; this comes from the coding sequence ATGTCCAAGCACACGCTCTCCGTCCTGGTGGAGAACACCCCCGGCATCCTCGCCCGGATCGCCTCCCTGTTCTCCCGCCGCGGTTTCAACATCGACTCGCTCGCCGTCGGCGTCACCGAGCACCCCGACATCTCCCGCATCACCATCGTGGTGAACGTGGAGGACCTGCCGCTGGAGCAGGTCACCAAGCAGCTCAACAAGCTCGTCAACGTGCTGAAGATCGTCGAGCTGGAGCCGTCCTCCGCCGTCCAGCGTGAACTCGTCCTGGTCAAGGTCCGCGCCGACAACGACAGCCGCTCGCAGATCGTGGAGATCGTCCAGCTCTTCCGCGCCAAGACCGTCGACGTCTCCCCGGAGGCCGTCACCATCGAGGCGACCGGGAGCAGTGACAAGCTGGAGGCCATGCTCAGGATGCTGGAACCGTTCGGCATCAAGGAACTGGTCCAGTCCGGCACGATCGCGATCGGACGCGGCGCCAGGTCGATCACCGACCGGTCGCTGCGCGCCCTGGACCGGACCGCATAG
- the ilvC gene encoding ketol-acid reductoisomerase, which produces MAELFYDDDADLSIIQGRKVAVLGYGSQGHAHALSLRDSGVDVRVGLPEGSKSRAKAEEQGLRVVTPAEAAAEADVIMVLVPDPIQAKVYEESIAPNLKDGDALFFGHGFNIRFGFVKPPAGVDVCMVAPKGPGHLVRRQFEEGRGVPCIAAVEQDATGSAFPLALSYAKGIGGTRAGVIKTTFTEETETDLFGEQAVLCGGASALVKAGFETLVEAGYQPEIAYFECLHELKLIVDLMYEGGLEKMRWSVSETAEWGDYVTGPRIVNDTTKAEMKKVLAEIQDGTFAKNWMAEYNAGLPKYNEYKKADSDHLLETTGRELRKLMSWVDDEN; this is translated from the coding sequence GTGGCCGAGCTGTTCTACGACGACGACGCCGACCTGTCCATCATCCAGGGCCGCAAGGTCGCGGTCCTCGGTTACGGCAGCCAGGGCCACGCCCACGCCCTGTCCCTGCGCGACTCGGGCGTCGACGTCCGGGTCGGTCTCCCGGAGGGCTCCAAGTCCCGGGCCAAGGCCGAGGAGCAGGGGCTGCGCGTGGTCACCCCGGCCGAGGCCGCCGCCGAGGCCGACGTGATCATGGTCCTGGTTCCGGACCCGATCCAGGCCAAGGTCTACGAGGAGTCCATCGCCCCGAACCTCAAGGACGGCGACGCCCTCTTCTTCGGCCACGGCTTCAACATCCGCTTCGGCTTCGTCAAGCCCCCGGCCGGGGTGGACGTCTGCATGGTCGCCCCCAAGGGGCCGGGCCACCTGGTCCGCCGCCAGTTCGAGGAGGGCCGCGGCGTGCCGTGCATCGCGGCCGTCGAGCAGGACGCCACCGGCAGCGCCTTCCCGCTGGCGCTGTCGTACGCCAAGGGCATCGGCGGCACCCGCGCCGGCGTCATCAAGACCACCTTCACCGAGGAGACCGAGACCGACCTGTTCGGTGAGCAGGCGGTGCTGTGCGGTGGTGCCTCGGCGCTGGTCAAGGCGGGCTTCGAGACCCTGGTCGAGGCCGGCTACCAGCCGGAGATCGCGTACTTCGAGTGCCTCCACGAGCTGAAGCTGATCGTGGACCTGATGTACGAGGGCGGCCTGGAGAAGATGCGCTGGTCGGTCTCCGAGACCGCCGAGTGGGGCGACTACGTCACCGGCCCGCGGATCGTCAACGACACCACCAAGGCCGAGATGAAGAAGGTGCTCGCCGAGATCCAGGACGGCACCTTCGCCAAGAACTGGATGGCCGAGTACAACGCCGGTCTGCCGAAGTACAACGAGTACAAGAAGGCCGACTCCGACCACCTGCTGGAGACCACCGGCCGCGAGCTGCGCAAGCTCATGAGCTGGGTCGACGACGAGAACTGA
- the serA gene encoding phosphoglycerate dehydrogenase — protein MSKPVVLIAEELSPATVDALGPDFEIRHCDGADRAELLPAIADVDAILVRSATKVDAEAVAAARRLKVIARAGVGLDNVDVSAATKAGVMVVNAPTSNIVTAAELACGLLISTARNIPQANTALKNGEWKRSKYTGVELSEKTLGVVGLGRIGVLVAQRMSAFGMKVVAYDPYVQPARAAQMGVKLLSLDELLQVSDFITVHLPKTPETLGLIGDEALHKVKPTVRIVNAARGGIVDEEALLSALKEGRVAGAGLDVYATEPCTDSPLFAFDNVVCTPHLGASTGEAQEKAGISVARSVRLALAGELVPDAVNVQGGVIAEEVRPGLPLAERLGRIFTALAGEVAVRLDVEVYGEITQHDVKVLELSALKGVFEDVVDETVSYVNAPLFAQERGVEVRLTTSSESPEHRNVVTVRGTLAGGEEVSVSGTLSGPKHIQKIVAVGEHDIDLALADHMAFLRYADRPGVVGTVGRVLGEAGINIAGMQVSRSEEGGEALVALTVDGPIPPAVLSEIADEIGAGSARGVNLED, from the coding sequence GTGAGCAAACCCGTAGTACTCATCGCCGAAGAACTCTCCCCGGCCACGGTCGACGCCCTTGGCCCGGACTTCGAGATCCGGCACTGTGACGGAGCCGACCGCGCCGAACTGCTCCCGGCCATCGCGGACGTGGACGCCATCCTGGTGCGCAGCGCCACCAAGGTCGACGCCGAGGCCGTCGCCGCCGCCCGGCGGCTGAAGGTCATCGCCCGCGCGGGAGTCGGTCTGGACAACGTCGACGTCTCCGCCGCCACCAAGGCCGGCGTGATGGTCGTCAACGCGCCGACCTCCAACATCGTCACCGCGGCCGAACTCGCCTGTGGCCTGCTCATCTCCACCGCCCGCAACATCCCGCAGGCCAACACCGCCCTGAAGAACGGCGAGTGGAAGCGGAGCAAGTACACCGGCGTGGAGCTGTCGGAGAAGACCCTCGGCGTCGTCGGTCTCGGCCGCATCGGCGTGCTGGTCGCCCAGCGCATGTCCGCCTTCGGGATGAAGGTCGTCGCCTACGACCCGTACGTGCAGCCCGCGCGGGCCGCGCAGATGGGCGTCAAGCTGCTCTCCCTGGACGAGTTGCTCCAGGTGTCGGACTTCATCACCGTGCACCTGCCCAAGACTCCCGAGACGCTCGGCCTGATCGGGGACGAGGCGCTGCACAAGGTCAAGCCGACGGTGCGGATCGTCAATGCCGCGCGCGGCGGCATCGTCGACGAGGAGGCCCTGCTGTCGGCTCTGAAGGAGGGCCGGGTCGCGGGTGCGGGCCTGGACGTGTACGCCACCGAGCCGTGCACCGACTCCCCGCTGTTCGCCTTCGACAACGTCGTGTGCACCCCGCACCTGGGCGCCTCCACCGGCGAGGCCCAGGAGAAGGCGGGCATCTCGGTGGCCAGGTCCGTTCGGCTGGCGCTGGCCGGTGAGCTGGTGCCGGACGCGGTCAACGTCCAGGGCGGTGTGATCGCCGAGGAGGTGCGGCCCGGACTGCCGCTGGCCGAGCGGCTGGGGCGGATCTTCACCGCGCTGGCGGGCGAGGTCGCCGTCCGGCTCGACGTCGAGGTCTACGGGGAGATCACCCAGCACGACGTCAAGGTGCTGGAACTCTCCGCGCTCAAGGGCGTCTTCGAGGACGTGGTGGACGAGACGGTCAGCTATGTCAACGCGCCGCTGTTCGCCCAGGAACGGGGCGTGGAGGTCCGGCTGACGACCAGCTCGGAGTCCCCCGAGCACCGCAACGTGGTGACGGTGCGCGGCACCCTCGCGGGGGGAGAGGAGGTCTCGGTCTCCGGGACCCTGTCCGGCCCCAAGCACATCCAGAAGATCGTCGCCGTCGGTGAGCACGACATCGACCTGGCGCTCGCCGACCACATGGCGTTCCTGCGCTACGCCGACCGCCCCGGTGTGGTCGGAACCGTCGGACGCGTCCTGGGCGAGGCGGGCATCAACATCGCCGGTATGCAGGTCTCCCGCTCCGAGGAGGGGGGCGAGGCGCTGGTGGCCCTCACCGTGGACGGGCCCATCCCGCCCGCGGTGCTCTCCGAGATCGCCGACGAGATCGGCGCCGGATCGGCCCGCGGCGTCAACCTGGAGGACTGA
- a CDS encoding PucR family transcriptional regulator — MHEDYQALVDEVTALLGTPATLENRDFGLIAFGAHEGDGDGDDAAPLDAALMDPVRTSSILRRRSSARVRAWFESFGITRATGPVRIPPDPSAGVLRGRICVPARHGGVTLGYIWLLDDGALELSDPRLADVRAVADRVGGLLAAESRTSTRLGELLRTLLTAPPGQRAAERAETELAQELGAAAAGPLTMVAVVPWGEADEEPTGLASPAPGGGIPGVLAGCVVPLRPVAEASPTEDAVREATGSAGGLAVLVRLRTLGGTGPARTAAERLLRSPRAGTPGSPGAAAGIGEPRTGLGGVTAAWRQALAAARAARAERRFGPVARWDGIGPYRMLAVPGGPAGPPDPSVRTLLEPDRRELARTAEAFLDCAGQAGRTATLLGVHRQTLYYRLSKVEQLTGLDLDDGEDRLLLHMALKSARLLRT, encoded by the coding sequence ATGCACGAGGACTACCAGGCGTTGGTCGACGAGGTGACCGCCCTTCTCGGCACCCCGGCGACGTTGGAGAACCGCGACTTCGGCCTGATCGCCTTCGGGGCCCACGAGGGCGACGGGGACGGGGACGACGCCGCGCCGCTGGACGCCGCGCTGATGGACCCGGTGCGCACCAGCTCGATCCTGCGGCGGCGCTCCAGCGCCCGGGTGCGGGCCTGGTTCGAGAGCTTCGGCATCACCCGGGCGACGGGCCCGGTGCGCATCCCACCGGACCCGTCGGCCGGAGTGCTGCGCGGCCGGATCTGCGTGCCGGCGCGGCACGGCGGCGTGACCCTGGGATATATCTGGCTCCTGGACGACGGGGCGCTGGAGCTGTCCGATCCCAGACTGGCGGACGTACGGGCCGTGGCCGACCGCGTCGGGGGCCTGCTGGCCGCCGAGTCCCGGACGAGCACCCGGCTGGGCGAACTGCTGCGCACCCTGCTCACCGCGCCCCCCGGGCAACGGGCGGCGGAGCGGGCCGAGACCGAGCTGGCCCAGGAGTTGGGGGCCGCGGCGGCCGGACCGCTGACGATGGTGGCCGTGGTGCCCTGGGGAGAGGCGGACGAGGAGCCCACCGGACTGGCGTCGCCCGCCCCCGGCGGGGGGATCCCCGGGGTCCTCGCGGGGTGCGTGGTGCCCCTGCGCCCCGTGGCGGAGGCCTCCCCGACGGAGGACGCCGTGCGGGAGGCGACGGGAAGCGCGGGAGGACTGGCCGTCCTGGTCCGGCTGCGCACGCTCGGCGGGACGGGACCGGCCCGCACCGCCGCCGAGCGGCTGCTGCGCTCGCCCCGGGCCGGGACACCGGGGTCGCCCGGCGCGGCGGCGGGCATCGGCGAGCCCCGCACCGGGCTGGGCGGGGTGACCGCCGCCTGGCGGCAGGCGCTGGCCGCGGCCCGGGCGGCCCGGGCGGAGCGGCGGTTCGGGCCGGTGGCGCGGTGGGACGGGATCGGGCCGTATCGGATGCTGGCCGTTCCCGGCGGTCCGGCCGGGCCGCCGGACCCGTCGGTGCGGACCCTGCTGGAGCCCGATCGCCGGGAGCTGGCCCGCACGGCCGAGGCGTTCCTCGACTGCGCCGGCCAGGCGGGCCGCACCGCGACGTTGCTGGGCGTCCACCGCCAGACGCTCTACTACCGGCTGTCGAAGGTCGAGCAACTCACCGGTCTCGACCTGGACGACGGCGAGGACCGCCTGTTGCTGCACATGGCGCTCAAGAGCGCACGGCTGCTCCGCACCTGA
- a CDS encoding proline dehydrogenase family protein yields MLGPVLLAAARSDSIRRIVSAAPVTRPVVDRFVAGERLDQALTTLRALTDRGLEVTFDHLGEDVTDRGEALRARDAYLELAQALRTTGLGERAEMSVKLSAFGQALPGGDDIAYANVLPVVEAAAEAGTTVTLDMEDHTTVDSTLAILAKLRERFPATGAVLQSYLHRTEDDCRALAGEGSRVRLVKGAYKEPASVALQDKHEVDRAYVRCLRILMEGGGYPMIGSHDPRMVAIAQELARRCGRKPGEYEFQMLYGIRTAEQERLAGAGHRMRVYVPYGTDWYGYFMRRLAERPANLAFFLRSLATRG; encoded by the coding sequence GTGCTGGGTCCCGTGCTCCTCGCGGCCGCGCGCAGCGACAGCATCCGTCGCATCGTCTCGGCCGCACCGGTCACCCGCCCCGTGGTGGACCGGTTCGTCGCCGGAGAGCGCCTCGACCAGGCCCTGACGACCCTCCGTGCCCTGACCGACCGGGGCCTGGAGGTCACCTTCGACCACTTGGGCGAGGACGTCACCGACCGCGGCGAGGCGCTGCGCGCCCGCGACGCCTACCTGGAGCTGGCCCAGGCCCTGCGGACGACGGGCCTGGGGGAGCGGGCCGAGATGTCGGTGAAGCTCTCCGCCTTCGGGCAGGCCCTGCCGGGCGGCGACGACATCGCGTACGCCAACGTCCTCCCGGTCGTGGAGGCCGCCGCCGAGGCGGGCACGACCGTCACCCTGGACATGGAGGACCACACCACGGTCGACTCCACGCTGGCGATCCTGGCGAAGCTGCGCGAGCGCTTCCCCGCCACGGGCGCCGTCCTCCAGTCGTACCTCCACCGCACCGAGGACGACTGCCGGGCCCTGGCCGGCGAGGGGTCACGGGTGCGGCTGGTCAAGGGCGCCTACAAGGAGCCCGCGTCCGTGGCCCTCCAGGACAAGCACGAGGTGGACCGGGCGTACGTCCGCTGTCTGCGGATCCTCATGGAGGGCGGGGGCTACCCCATGATCGGCTCCCACGACCCGCGGATGGTGGCCATCGCCCAGGAGCTGGCGCGGCGCTGCGGCCGCAAGCCGGGCGAGTACGAGTTCCAGATGCTCTACGGCATCCGCACCGCCGAACAGGAGCGACTGGCCGGCGCCGGGCACCGGATGCGGGTGTACGTCCCCTACGGCACCGACTGGTACGGGTACTTCATGCGACGGCTCGCCGAGCGCCCCGCCAACCTGGCGTTCTTCCTCCGCTCGCTGGCCACCAGAGGCTGA
- the pruA gene encoding L-glutamate gamma-semialdehyde dehydrogenase, translated as MDAVTQVPAPVNEPVHTYAPGTSERARLEAKLKELAGNPIDLPMTIGGKKRLGGGERFDVVQPHNHKAVLGTAAHATRQDAVDAVDAALAAAPMWRSLSFDDRAAIFLRAAELLAGPWRETMAASTMLGQSKTAQQAEIDTPCELVDFWRFNVHYARQILAEQPVANSPGVWNRMDHRPLEGFVYAITPFNFTAIAGNLPTAPALMGNTVVWKPSPTQTHAAVLLMRLLEEAGLPDGVINLVTGDGKEVSEVALVHPDLAGIHFTGSTKTFQYLWKTVGNNIETYKTYPRLVGETGGKDFVVAHPSADPAVLRTAMTRGAFEYQGQKCSAASRAYVPRSIWESGFKEEFAAEVEGLTMGDVTDLANFMGAVIDERAFAKNKAAIDRAASDPTCEIIAGGSCDDSVGYFVRPTVIACTDPTSEVFWQEYFGPILAVHVYEDAEYEAVLEQMESVAPYGLTGCVIARDRAAAAHACEALRFAAGNFYINDKPTGAVVGQQPFGGGRASGTNDKAGSKQNLMRWTSTRSIKETLVPPTDYRYPHMG; from the coding sequence ATGGACGCTGTGACCCAGGTCCCCGCGCCGGTGAACGAGCCGGTGCACACCTACGCACCCGGCACGTCGGAGCGCGCCCGTCTCGAAGCCAAGCTCAAGGAGCTCGCCGGGAACCCGATCGACCTGCCGATGACCATCGGTGGCAAGAAGCGGCTGGGCGGCGGGGAGCGCTTCGACGTCGTACAGCCCCACAACCACAAGGCGGTGCTCGGCACCGCGGCCCACGCCACCCGCCAGGACGCCGTCGACGCCGTCGACGCCGCGCTCGCCGCCGCCCCGATGTGGCGCTCGCTGTCCTTCGACGACCGTGCCGCGATCTTCCTGCGCGCCGCCGAGCTGCTGGCCGGTCCCTGGCGGGAGACGATGGCCGCCTCCACCATGCTGGGTCAGTCCAAGACGGCGCAGCAGGCCGAGATCGACACCCCCTGCGAGCTGGTCGACTTCTGGCGCTTCAACGTCCACTACGCCCGCCAGATCCTGGCCGAGCAGCCGGTCGCCAACTCCCCGGGCGTGTGGAACCGGATGGACCACCGCCCGCTGGAGGGCTTCGTCTACGCCATCACGCCCTTCAACTTCACCGCCATCGCGGGCAACCTGCCCACCGCTCCGGCGCTGATGGGCAACACCGTCGTCTGGAAGCCGTCCCCGACCCAGACGCACGCCGCGGTGCTCCTCATGCGGCTGCTGGAGGAGGCGGGCCTGCCCGACGGCGTCATCAACCTGGTGACCGGGGACGGCAAGGAGGTCTCCGAGGTGGCGCTGGTCCACCCCGACCTCGCCGGCATCCACTTCACCGGCTCGACCAAGACCTTCCAGTACCTGTGGAAGACGGTCGGGAACAACATCGAGACGTACAAGACGTACCCGCGGCTGGTCGGCGAGACCGGCGGCAAGGACTTCGTCGTCGCCCACCCCTCGGCCGACCCGGCGGTGCTCAGGACGGCGATGACCCGCGGCGCCTTCGAGTACCAGGGACAGAAGTGCTCGGCGGCCTCGCGCGCCTACGTGCCGCGCTCCATCTGGGAGAGCGGCTTCAAGGAGGAGTTCGCGGCCGAGGTCGAGGGCCTGACCATGGGCGACGTCACCGACCTGGCGAACTTCATGGGCGCCGTCATCGACGAGCGCGCCTTCGCCAAGAACAAGGCCGCCATCGACCGCGCCGCGTCCGACCCGACCTGCGAGATCATCGCGGGCGGCAGCTGTGACGACAGCGTCGGCTACTTCGTCCGCCCGACCGTCATCGCCTGCACCGACCCGACGAGCGAGGTCTTCTGGCAGGAGTACTTCGGCCCGATCCTGGCCGTCCACGTCTACGAGGACGCCGAGTACGAGGCGGTGCTGGAGCAGATGGAGTCGGTCGCCCCGTACGGCCTGACCGGCTGCGTCATCGCCCGAGACCGCGCCGCCGCGGCCCACGCCTGCGAGGCGCTGCGCTTCGCGGCGGGCAACTTCTACATCAACGACAAGCCCACCGGCGCCGTCGTCGGTCAGCAGCCCTTCGGCGGCGGCCGCGCCTCGGGCACCAACGACAAGGCGGGATCCAAGCAGAACCTGATGCGGTGGACCTCCACCCGCTCCATCAAGGAGACCCTGGTTCCGCCGACCGACTACCGCTACCCCCACATGGGCTGA
- a CDS encoding 3-isopropylmalate dehydrogenase, with the protein MSRSIDLAVIPGDGIGQEVVAQGLKVLSAVLPQDVKLQTTEYDLGARRWHATGETLPDAELERLKGHDAILLGAIGDPSVPSGVLERGMLLKLRFAFDHYVNLRPSKLFPNTATPLEGRPDIDFVVVREGTEGPYTGNGGSLRTGTPAEVATEVSVNTAYGVERVVRDAYERAKARPRRKLTLVHKNNVLVHAGHLWKNIFDRVGREYPEVATDYLHVDAATIFFVTQPERFDVIVTDNLFGDILTDLAAAVTGGIGLAASGNINPTGAFPSMFEPVHGSAPDIAGTGKADPTATILSVALMLRHLGLEAEAARVEDAVSADLAERSGSRTTDEIGDALAARVAD; encoded by the coding sequence ATGTCTCGCAGCATCGACCTCGCAGTGATTCCCGGTGACGGCATCGGTCAGGAAGTCGTGGCCCAGGGCCTGAAGGTCCTGTCCGCCGTCCTGCCGCAGGACGTGAAGCTGCAGACGACGGAGTACGACCTCGGCGCGAGGCGCTGGCACGCCACGGGGGAGACCCTGCCGGACGCCGAGCTGGAGCGTCTCAAGGGCCACGACGCGATCCTGCTCGGCGCGATCGGCGACCCGTCCGTCCCCTCCGGGGTGCTGGAGCGCGGAATGCTGCTCAAGCTGCGCTTCGCCTTCGACCACTACGTCAACCTGCGCCCGTCGAAGCTCTTCCCCAACACGGCGACCCCGCTCGAGGGCCGGCCGGACATCGACTTCGTCGTCGTCCGCGAGGGCACCGAGGGCCCCTACACCGGGAACGGCGGCTCCCTGCGCACCGGCACCCCGGCCGAGGTGGCCACCGAGGTCAGCGTGAACACCGCCTACGGCGTCGAGCGCGTGGTGCGGGACGCCTACGAGCGGGCGAAGGCCCGTCCGCGCCGGAAGCTCACGTTGGTCCACAAGAACAACGTCCTGGTGCACGCCGGCCACCTGTGGAAGAACATCTTCGACCGGGTCGGCCGGGAGTATCCCGAGGTCGCCACCGACTACCTGCACGTGGACGCCGCGACGATCTTCTTCGTCACCCAGCCCGAGCGCTTCGACGTGATCGTCACCGACAACCTCTTCGGTGACATCCTCACCGACCTCGCCGCCGCCGTCACCGGCGGCATCGGACTGGCCGCCTCGGGGAACATCAACCCCACCGGCGCCTTCCCGTCGATGTTCGAGCCGGTCCACGGCTCCGCGCCCGACATCGCCGGCACCGGCAAGGCCGACCCCACCGCGACGATCCTGTCCGTCGCGCTGATGCTGCGCCACCTCGGTCTCGAGGCCGAGGCGGCCCGCGTCGAGGACGCGGTCTCCGCCGACCTCGCGGAGCGTTCCGGCTCCCGCACCACCGACGAGATCGGTGACGCCCTCGCGGCGCGAGTAGCCGACTAG
- a CDS encoding branched-chain amino acid aminotransferase, with product MTTPRIEFDLKPSAHLLPDAEREAVLAAPGFGRHFTDHMVTIRWTEGRGWHDARLQPYAPFQMDPANMTLHYAQTIFEGLKAYRQPDGSVAVFRPEANAERFRRSARRMAMPELPVETFVEACDLLVQQDEAWVPSEGEQSLYLRPFMFAAEVGLGVRPANEYLFTVIASPAGAYFPRGVKPVSVWLSKEYVRAAPGGTGEAKTGGNYAASLVAQAEAAEHGCDQVVWLDAAERRWIEEMGGMNLYFVRGRGEDATIVTPELTGTLLPGITRDSLLTIATDLGYRTEEARISVEDWREGNADGSISEVFACGTAAVITPVGTVKSADGEWTVGDGEPGEITMRLRDALLAVQTGRAEDKHGWMHRLA from the coding sequence ATGACGACGCCCCGTATCGAGTTCGACCTCAAGCCCTCCGCGCACCTGCTGCCGGACGCGGAGCGCGAGGCGGTGCTGGCCGCCCCCGGCTTCGGTCGCCACTTCACCGACCACATGGTCACCATCCGGTGGACCGAGGGCCGTGGCTGGCACGACGCACGGCTCCAGCCGTACGCGCCGTTCCAGATGGACCCGGCGAACATGACGCTGCACTACGCCCAGACGATCTTCGAGGGACTCAAGGCCTACCGTCAGCCCGACGGCTCCGTCGCCGTCTTCCGGCCGGAGGCCAACGCCGAGCGCTTCCGACGCTCGGCGCGTCGCATGGCCATGCCCGAGCTGCCGGTGGAGACCTTCGTCGAGGCCTGTGACCTGCTCGTCCAGCAGGACGAGGCCTGGGTGCCCAGCGAGGGCGAGCAATCGCTGTACCTGCGGCCCTTCATGTTCGCCGCCGAGGTCGGACTCGGGGTGCGGCCCGCGAACGAGTACCTGTTCACGGTGATCGCCTCCCCTGCCGGCGCCTACTTCCCGCGGGGCGTCAAGCCCGTCTCGGTGTGGCTGTCGAAGGAGTACGTCCGTGCCGCCCCCGGCGGGACGGGCGAGGCGAAGACCGGCGGCAACTACGCGGCCTCCCTCGTCGCCCAGGCCGAGGCGGCCGAGCACGGCTGCGACCAGGTGGTGTGGCTGGACGCCGCCGAGCGCCGCTGGATCGAGGAGATGGGCGGCATGAACCTCTACTTCGTCCGAGGCAGGGGCGAGGACGCCACCATCGTCACCCCCGAGCTGACCGGCACCCTGCTGCCGGGCATCACCCGTGACTCGTTGCTGACCATCGCCACGGACCTGGGCTACCGCACCGAGGAGGCCCGTATCTCCGTCGAGGACTGGCGCGAGGGCAACGCCGACGGCTCGATCAGCGAGGTGTTCGCCTGCGGCACGGCGGCCGTCATCACCCCGGTCGGCACCGTGAAGTCCGCCGACGGCGAGTGGACCGTCGGCGACGGCGAGCCGGGCGAGATCACGATGCGGCTCCGCGACGCGTTGCTCGCCGTCCAGACCGGCCGCGCCGAGGACAAGCACGGCTGGATGCACAGGCTCGCCTGA
- the cimA gene encoding citramalate synthase codes for MTDAAVSRHPGDASPLGDAFHVFDTTLRDGAQREGINLSVADKLTIARHLDDFGVGFIEGGWPGANPRDTEFFRRAREEIDFRHASLVAFGATRRAGVAAADDPQVRALVDAEAPVVTVVAKSHDRHVELALRTTLEENLEMVRDTVEYLRSAGRRVFVDCEHFFDGYLGNPEYAKQVVRTAHEAGAEVVILCDTNGGMLPARVQAVVRTVLADTGARLGVHAQDDTGCAVANTLAAVDAGATHVQCTANGYGERVGNADLFSVVAALELKYGMRVLPEGALRETTRISHAIAEVVNLTPSTHQPYVGVSAFAHKAGLHASAIKVDPDLYQHIDPERVGNRLRMLVSDMAGRASIELKGRELGIDLGDDRELVGRIVERVKERELRGYSYEAADASFELLLREEVEGRPQSFFTTESWRAIVEDRPDGSHANEATVKLWAKGERIVATAEGNGPVNALDRALRVALERIYPELAQMELVDYKVRILAGTHGTESTTRVLVSTGDGGGEWSTVGVADNVIAASWQALVDAYAYGLLRAGVEPMG; via the coding sequence ATGACCGACGCCGCGGTCTCCCGGCACCCGGGAGACGCGTCTCCCCTCGGTGACGCGTTCCACGTCTTCGACACCACACTCCGCGACGGGGCCCAGCGCGAGGGAATCAACCTCTCCGTCGCGGACAAGCTGACCATCGCACGCCACCTGGACGACTTCGGTGTCGGCTTCATCGAGGGCGGATGGCCCGGAGCCAACCCCAGGGACACCGAGTTCTTCCGACGCGCCCGGGAGGAGATCGACTTCCGGCACGCGTCGCTCGTCGCCTTCGGAGCCACCCGCAGGGCGGGTGTGGCCGCCGCCGACGATCCGCAGGTGCGGGCCCTGGTCGACGCGGAGGCGCCGGTGGTCACCGTCGTGGCCAAGTCGCACGACCGGCACGTCGAGCTGGCCCTGCGCACCACTTTGGAGGAGAACCTGGAGATGGTCCGCGACACCGTGGAGTACCTGCGGTCCGCCGGACGCCGGGTCTTCGTCGACTGCGAGCACTTCTTCGACGGCTACCTGGGCAATCCCGAGTACGCCAAGCAGGTCGTGCGCACCGCCCACGAGGCCGGCGCCGAGGTGGTGATCCTGTGCGACACCAACGGCGGCATGCTCCCGGCCCGGGTCCAGGCCGTGGTGCGCACCGTACTGGCCGACACCGGCGCGCGCCTGGGCGTCCACGCCCAGGACGACACCGGCTGTGCCGTCGCCAACACCCTGGCCGCCGTGGACGCCGGAGCCACCCACGTCCAGTGCACCGCGAACGGTTACGGCGAGCGCGTGGGCAACGCCGACCTCTTCTCCGTCGTCGCCGCGCTGGAGCTGAAGTACGGCATGCGGGTGCTGCCCGAGGGCGCGCTCCGCGAGACGACCCGGATCTCCCACGCCATCGCCGAGGTCGTCAACCTCACCCCCTCCACCCACCAGCCGTACGTGGGAGTGTCGGCCTTCGCGCACAAGGCCGGACTGCACGCCTCCGCCATCAAGGTGGATCCCGACCTCTACCAGCACATCGACCCCGAGCGGGTCGGCAACCGGCTGCGGATGCTGGTCTCCGACATGGCCGGACGCGCCTCCATCGAGCTCAAGGGCAGGGAGCTGGGGATCGACCTCGGCGACGACCGCGAGCTGGTCGGACGGATCGTGGAACGGGTCAAGGAGCGCGAACTGCGCGGCTACAGTTACGAGGCCGCCGACGCCTCCTTCGAACTGTTGCTGCGCGAGGAGGTGGAGGGGCGTCCGCAGAGCTTCTTCACCACCGAGTCCTGGCGGGCCATCGTCGAGGACCGCCCCGATGGTTCCCACGCCAACGAGGCCACCGTGAAGCTGTGGGCCAAGGGCGAGCGCATCGTCGCCACCGCGGAGGGCAACGGACCGGTCAACGCCCTGGACCGGGCGCTGCGGGTGGCGCTGGAGCGGATCTATCCCGAACTCGCCCAGATGGAGCTGGTGGACTACAAGGTCCGCATCCTGGCGGGCACCCACGGCACCGAGTCCACCACCCGGGTGCTCGTCTCCACCGGCGACGGTGGTGGGGAGTGGTCCACCGTGGGCGTCGCCGACAACGTCATCGCGGCCTCCTGGCAGGCGCTCGTCGACGCCTACGCCTACGGTCTACTGCGTGCGGGTGTCGAGCCGATGGGCTGA